From the Theobroma cacao cultivar B97-61/B2 chromosome 2, Criollo_cocoa_genome_V2, whole genome shotgun sequence genome, one window contains:
- the LOC108660635 gene encoding uncharacterized protein LOC108660635 has product MFKIKEVADVRPFDLEVREVFAHCLNVEEEVDDCINFIRKCHKCQIYADMIHTPPAPLHVFTAPWPFSMWGMDVIGLITPIASNGHRFILVAIDYLTKWVETAFYANVTQKVVCKFIQREIICRNRLPKNIITNNASNLNGAMVKEVCAKFKIKHHNSTTYHSKMNGAVEAANKNIKKIVEKMTEVYKDWLDKLLFALHAYRTSVHTSMGATPYSLVYGIEAVLPVEVKIPSLRVLMETELEDAEWIRSRYEQLNLIEEKRLAALCHGQMYQRKMIRAYKKKVRPKQFREGELVLKRLLPNQIDF; this is encoded by the exons atgttcaaaataaaagaagtgGCTGATGTACGCCCTTTTGATTTAGAAGTCCGTGAAGTCTTCGCACACTGCTTGAACGTTGAAGAAGAGGTTGATG ATTGCATAAACTTCATTCGAAAGTGCCACAAGTGTCAGATTTATGCAGATATGATCCATACTCCACCAGCCCCATTGCATGTTTTCACGGCGCCTTGGCCATTTTCAATGTGGGGAATGGATGTGATTGGGCTTATTACACCAATAGCCTCAAATGGACATCGATTCATATTGGTGGCCATTGATTATTTAACGAAATGGGTAGAAACGGCTTTTTATGCCAATGTGACACAAAAGGTGGTGTGTAAGTTCATCCAAAGGGAGATAATATGTAGAAATAGGCTGCcgaaaaatataattactaataATGCAAGTAATTTGAATGGTGCGATGGTGAAGGAGGTTTGCgctaaattcaaaatcaagcatcaTAACTCGACAACTTACCATTCGAAGATGAACGGAGCGGTAGAGGCAgctaacaaaaatattaaaaagattgTTGAAAAGATGACTGAAGTCTACAAAGATTGGCTCGATAAACTTCTTTTTGCCTTGCATGCATATCGAACTTCTGTGCATACCTCCATGGGGGCAACTCCGTACTCATTAGTATATGGTATAGAAGCAGTTCTACCTGTTGAAGTAAAAATCCCATCATTAAGGGTGTTGATGGAAACAGAATTGGAAGATGCTGAGTGGATCCGCTCTCGCTATGAACAATTGAACTTGATTGAGGAAAAAAGGCTTGCGGCTCTTTGTCATGGCCAGATGTACCAACGAAAAATGATACGAGCATACAAGAAAAAAGTTCGTCCCAAGCAGTTCCGAGAAGGAGAGTTGGTTCTTAAGAGATTACTCCCTAATCAGATCGATTTTTGA
- the LOC18608585 gene encoding transcription factor WER, translating into MVRAPFYDKNGMKKGAWSAEEDHKLRSYIQRYGHWNWRELPKFAGLKRCGKSCRLRWMNYLQPQVKHGNYTEEEDALIMKLHEELGNRWSTIAARLPGRTDNDIKNHWHTHLKKRAKRNLKTSDGKEYDYTTSQTEATHNSEGEAESIIIDTLPSMILESSPLSPTTSSSTELYSFSSESGFISSLNIGATEDICLHSSEIYEDQSSGDFWSEPFVADNIYNQDGYPSFLARGEFALPLPYDMYFDDSADLLYQVLMHELP; encoded by the exons ATGGTGAGAGCTCCCTTCTATGATAAAAATGGaatgaagaaaggtgcatggAGTGCAGAAGAAGATCATAAACTAAGATCTTATATTCAGAGATATGGCCACTGGAATTGGCGTGAACTTCCAAAGTTCGCTG GTCTTAAAAGGTGCGGAAAGAGTTGTAGATTAAGATGGATGAATTACCTCCAGCCTCAAGTAAAACATGGGAACTACACTGAAGAAGAAGATGCCTTGATCATGAAATTACATGAAGAATTGGGTAACAG ATGGTCCACGATCGCTGCAAGATTACCTGGAAGAACAGACaatgacattaaaaatcaCTGGCATACTCATCTAAAGAAGCGTGCAAAGCGAAATCTAAAAACATCTGATGGGAAAGAATACGATTATACAACTTCCCAAACTGAGGCCACCCACAACTCTGAAGGTGAAGCTGAAAGCATAATTATTGATACTCTCCCCAGTATGATCTTAGAGAGTTCACCCTTGTCTCCTACAACATCTTCAAGTACCGAATTGTACTCCTTCAGCTCCGAAAGTGGATTTATATCCAGCTTAAATATTGGTGCCACGGAGGATATTTGTCTTCATTCTTCAGAAATATATGAAGATCAAAGCAGTGGAGATTTCTGGAGTGAGCCCTTTGTAGCAGACAATATCTACAACCAAGATGGTTATCCATCATTCTTGGCAAGGGGCGAATTTGCGCTGCCATTGCCTTATGACATGTATTTTGATGATTCTGCTGATTTGCTCTATCAAGTACTGATGCATGAATTACCGTAA
- the LOC18608586 gene encoding putative cyclin-D6-1: MEFDLENPLTNFNDFCPGTTIPSLFLVESHHMPKENYVKTLKARDLDISVRRGAISLISQLSCKSSPFLSYLAVNYLDRFLSIQGIPQPKTWVLRLLAISCVSLAAKMKKTEFSIAHFQGVGGFIFDAQTIERMEYLILGALKWRMRSITPFSFISFFISFFKLKDPPLRQALKARALEIIFKSQTDVKLLVFKPSITAASALLSASHELFPLQFPCFRKAISSCSYVNKDNMLECYNSMQDIAKEGYESIFDMVSTSNTPVNVLDQHFSSSESETTDGIVTTATTIL, encoded by the exons ATGGAGTTCGATCTTGAAAACCCATTAACAAACTTCAATGACTTCTGCCCTGGGACTACTATCCCTTCCCTCTTCCTGGTTGAATCTCATCATATGCCCAAAGAGAACTACGTAAAGACTCTCAAAGCTAGAGATCTTGATATTTCTGTCAGACGAGGAGCCATCTCTTTAATCTCACAG TTGTCTTGCAAATCCAGTCCCTTTTTATCATATCTTGCTGTCAATTATCTCGACCGGTTCTTATCAATCCAAGGAATACCG CAACCTAAGACATGGGTTCTAAGACTTCTTGCAATCTCTTGCGTCTCTTTAGCTGCCAAGATGAAGAAAACAGAGTTTTCTATCGCCCACTTTCAG GGGGTTGGAGGTTTCATATTTGATGCACAAACAATAGAGCGAATGGAATATCTAATCTTGGGAGCACTAAAATGGCGAATGCGTTCAATTACTCCTTTCTCTTTCATCTCCTTCTTTATTTCCTTCTTCAAGCTCAAAGACCCTCCATTAAGGCAAGCCCTCAAGGCTCGAGCTCTTGAAATCATCTTCAAATCTCAAACTG ATGTAAAGCTTTTGGTGTTCAAGCCATCAATAACTGCTGCATCAGCACTTCTCTCTGCTTCCCATGAACTTTTTCCCTTGCAATTCCCCTGCTTTAGAAAAGCAATTTCCAGCTGTTCATATGTAAATAAG GACAACATGTTGGAATGCTACAATTCGATGCAAGACATAGCAAAGGAGGGATACGAATCAATATTTGATATGGTTTCGACCTCCAACACGCCCGTCAATGTGCTTGACCAGCATTTTTCAAGTTCAGAAAGTGAAACAACCGATGGCATCGTTACAACCGCCACCACCATACTCTGA